The following is a genomic window from Serratia ficaria.
CGCCTTCACCGGCTGCCAGCCGCGGGTCTCGCCCAGCCAGCCGATCAGATGCCCGGCGGAATGCCAGCGGGTGTGCAGGCGGCGTTGTTCGCCATCCACCCGGGCCAGCACTGGCCCCAGCGGCAGCGGTTCGGCGGTGAAGTGCAGCACCTTATCGCCCTGCTGCGCCACCCGCAGCACCGCCGCTTCGCCCAGCGTGCCGCCGTCTGCGGGCTGCCCGCCGCCCTGCGGGTGGAACGGCGTGGCGTCCAGCTCAATCGCGAAGGCGCCTTCTTCCACCGGGGTGCAGGCCAGCACCCGTACCTCGGCCTGTAAATCATCGCTGTAGTAATAACGTCGTTCGGTCATCATTTTTCTCCTGGTTGGGGGAGCTATTATATTCGTGCCATAATCGCAGGATAATCCGTCATCGTCACAATGGACCTTTGCGCCATGAGCACAAATCTTTCGCATTCGCTGCTGGCCGAAATGGCCGTTTTCGTCGAGGTGGTGGAAAGCGGCAGCTTCTCCGCCGCCGCCCGCCGCCTGGGCGCTTCGCCGTCCGCTATCAGCCGCAGCGTCGCCAGGCTGGAACAGGCGCTGGCGCTGCGCTTGCTGCACCGCACCACCCGCAAGCTGCGCCTGAGCGAAGCGGGGGAAGAGGTGTTGCTGCACTGCCGCAGCATGCTGGCGGCGGCGGACGCGGTGATGGCCGTCA
Proteins encoded in this region:
- a CDS encoding alanyl-tRNA editing protein — protein: MTERRYYYSDDLQAEVRVLACTPVEEGAFAIELDATPFHPQGGGQPADGGTLGEAAVLRVAQQGDKVLHFTAEPLPLGPVLARVDGEQRRLHTRWHSAGHLIGWLGETRGWQPVKAHHWPGEGRITFTPGAGAQTLEQGYLQAELARLIAADLPRRQREVNGMRQVGFGDLPAYGCGGTHVASLSELGEVNITAVKMKKGQLIVQYEMG